The genomic stretch AGCTACTTTTAGACCCTTACCCATCTCTTTTAAGATTCTCGATATTATTTTTCATCGGCTGTCTTGTTTATACAATGGACTTTCcgttcttgagctccataagggtgtattttgtttaaagatccacttaaACGCTATTCGCGTTACGATGACTTTCGACGTCTTGCAGGAAAATTACATATTATACTGTGTACAACGGATCCCCCTGAAACCTCCCAAAAATACGCGCACGTAACTCTATCCACAAAGATACTACTTAGCAAGGGAGTGTCAGGAAAGACTTTTTCCGacacgaaaagaaaaaaaaaaaaaaaggtattttctaactggattgccaatggcaacccagtaacaaatgACCACTTTGCATAACGCGAGTTGATTCAAGAAAGCACCAAAACTAAGGAGGCGTTCTGCATTACAAGGAAGTAAAAGCATGAGGTAAAGTTTTACACTTTCTTTATTACTCTTCCAAAGGAGAACTTTACAGGGCTTCAGTTGACAGTTGATAGTCGTTGGAAATTCGaccaaagttattatttttttgttttttttgttgttgttgtaaatttgAAAGAGTTAGCAAACGAGCACTAATAATCCATTTGAAGAAGCAGCATATCATCGTCTACTAAaactgaaaacttgtaaattacAACTTTGGAAACCCCAAGGGCTTAAGAAGAATGATAATTTCCATTGGACTGAAAATCAAAAGAAGGCGGCCACACACACAAACATATATATGTGACCGAGAaagggaaaacgtacactaacgatTTTTCGTTTAACGGCGAAAACCGTTTCGTTTTCGTTTTAAACCGTTTTAAACACTAATGCTAAGCGTATAAACAATTTTGCTTTTCGTTTTTCTGAACTTAGCTTCCGTTTAACGCTTTTGCAAAATCGTTTTTTAAAGAACTGTTAGCGTTTAACGCTTCGGAGAAAGCGTTGAAACAGTTTTCTCTTCCGTATAATAAAATAACGGCATAGACAGTTCAACGATTTGGATCACCATTTAAACGCTAAACTAATCCACTCATCCAGAACCCATGCAATGAGAACACAGGTTTGAACGACGATACGTCGCTTCGCGTGCCTTTGCTGGTGTTGTATTTTTCGAAGTCGAGCCCCTCCAATTTCAACAAGACGGAAACAGTTTGTGTTTCtctgaaaaccaaaaattttgaTAAGGGATTATTCAATGGGAACACTGAGTTTAAATATCGTTTCCTTGAGTTTTTAGGCCCTTGAACTACGAGGGAACAAAGCGCCGCCGcacaatataattattttgcataaacattaCTGACATTAAAAAAGTTCATGGTTACACGACACATTGCAAGTTGCCTTACCAAAATAACCACAAACTCAGTTTCCCACGAACGAAGCTCACCAAATTTAACCCACGAAAAAGAAAAGGTAGAAGATAAGTGCTTTTCCGACGCGAAGGCGGTTGTTTCCGCTCCGAAAGAACACCGGAAACAAGAAAACGCATTGTGGAACATTCTTTTCACAAAATTCTTCACAATGTCATTCTCTGGCTTTTGGATGCGAACTTTAAATTACCTTGTGTAGATAACAATGGACTGACAAAAGTGGCTCAGTTTATTTtcacgaaaacaataaaattccaTTTTAATGAATCACCCCATCCCATCTACCATTCCAAGTGTATGTGTGAGCGAACTTTTCACAAAGACTCGGGAAGAAACTTTTaaacgaaaaaacaaagaaacgaaaacttcGCAAAGCAAAGCGGAACTTGTTTGGTGACTTGACGAGCATTCGTAATTGTAGAATAACAGCAAAGTAATATAACCCCTTCGTTGAAAAAAGACATCAATAATTTACTTGATCATAATGTCAAGTCAAAATGTAGATGTTGtgaattttaatttcacatcgGCAGATGgcggataatttttttttgtgcacCCCTATCCGTCTGTCCCAAAATATCTTTCAGGACCAAGTCACTCTTATAATCCAACTTAAAGCGCGAGCGAATTCTCGTTAAACATACGCGTTCGTAACGTGAAAGATACAGCATTCAGTGGGGGTTCAATACAGTTAGATAGTGCGAGACTTAACCACTTAAGGGTTCTAGTTTTTAGCCGATTTCACATAGAATCCTCagcggaaaaagaaaaaaaaagttgaaatctaTCAAGGGTAAAATTAGATGTTGGTGTGGAGTTACGAAACACGTAAACCAACACAGGAAAGAGAAAATTAACTAATAACTTGTCATAGATCCTTTCTTCAAACTAGTATTCTTAATAGCCTAAAACCTTTGTTGTTTGAGTTGTAACCATTACAAGTATTcatatttgtataggtaatcatacggtttcgagttcaatttggaattaatttgcacgagtgagtttttgaaaaagctgaaattgcacgagccgcttcggcgagtgcaatttcagctttttcaaaaactcacaagtgcaaattaattccaaattgaacgagaaaaaccgtatgattacttattaataatacaaacatgaaaaaattcgcgtggaaaaagtgccggaagatgtttcttgaagccctttttttcgcattcgagaaaaattttttcagagtttttgtacaaaattttggtcattgccgtttacatgagatcattggcctacaactttcccaatgtctttctgcactACGGCGGCTGTGATGGTCAAAACTCACACTCATGATTCAGGGGCTATAATCGCACAAAAAAACTGCCAATTGGAGGGGTAGAATCGCACTGCCACGAGTAGGGGTCAAATAGCACTGCCATTGTAGGGCTTAAATCGCACTGCCACGAGTAGGGCTTAAATCGCACAAAACTCCCACGAGTAGGGGGATAAACGTAAAGAATATTCAATCGAGCCCCATTTGGGGGCATAAttgcattaaaaataaaattagttAAAATGAATGGTCAATTCTTCAatcaactgtttttttttctcactgaTCTGTTCAAGAGCGGCTTCTTTATCATTGTTAGCATATCTTGCCATTGTCTTATATCTTTTTCCCAAGATTTTATTGTCGAAATAGAAAAACTTGTCATTTTCAttgtctttgatttttattttgtcatctAATTTGGCAATTCGCTCTTCCAACTGTTTTTGATTTTCTATCTCCACTTTAAACACGaccttttttggtttcaaaggATTTGCTTTTACATTTAGCAATAATTTGCCATATTTTTCTGCATATTCTTGTATGTaagcattttctattttttccaaACTTTTCTTGTCGTTTGTTGGAGCTTTGACCACGAGCTCAATCACAGGCTTTTTCTTCCTGTATTTATATATTTGGCTTTTGCTGTCCTTCAAATGACGACTTAATCGTGTTGCCAGGTCCTCGCATGTTGATCCAATGTAAACCTTATCATCAACCAGCACCTTGTATATTTTGCCTTCAGAATACAGACTGTTAAATTTGGCATTGGTTAATTCTAATACTGGCATATCACGAATTTTGTATTTGTAGTTCAAATCTTTGTTGACAAGATGAATGTATTTGAATTTAGTGGTTCTGCTCAAAGCAGtatacaataattttttgtccattttttccACATCATAAATATTGTAAGGTTCATTGATATCTGCTCCTTGGCATTTATGTACAGTTACACAAAAACTTGGAATGAAACACTGAGAAAATGTTTTCATGTCGAACTCCTTGCCATCAATCCATATTGAGTCTTCCGAAATACTTTCAATCGTAAATTCCATTGTATTGAATATTTCACGATCTTTTAAATTTTCAGTTGCAATTACAAGCATGTCAACACACACTTTGTATTCTTCTTTCTTGTCATTGTATTTGAACAcaacattttcatgttttttgccTTCCACAAACTTATCACAACAACGCGTATTGACTTCAATTCTGGTTTTGttcaaataacatatatttttgTATAATTCAGTGACAGGAGAAAAGTTTTTTGCTAAtttaccttttttcaaaaactggTCAAGTACagtgtgtgtttttttgtcaTAGCGGGAAGAACCTTCAATGTATTCCATTGTTACAATTTTTGGGCACATTTGTCTGACAGACATTGATCTTAGATAGTCATAACTTATTCTGCTCCCTGATTCGACAGGAGAACATTGATTTGGATCGCCAAACATGTAAACCTTGATGCCATACAACACAAAGGCTTTGTAAATCAGTGTTATCCACTTGTTAGGTACCATTGAAAATTCATCGATGAATATGGTTTTGTCTTCCAAGCTTTTTAGATTTGTTTCAGATGAGAAACCGTTCCATTCACAAAAATAAGAATCAAATGTATGACAAATAGCGTCAGGATCAATTTCGTTTTTTTCTGCacatattttaatttcttcaacaaATGACtgaaagtttttgtttcttCTACTCATCTTAACCGGTAATCCTTTAAACGGTCCACTAGAAACGCATCCCATTTTTCTCAATCTGTCTTTGACGTTCTGGACAGCTTTATTCGTAAAACTTAACACAATAGGCTTGTCAGTTTTCATTACCATTTTACACATTTTAGTTGTTTTGCCAGAACCAGCTTGCCCGTTATACATACGACCTTCTCCTTTTACAGCTTTGTAACTGTCAAAATCCATATTTTCTCTGTAATGACGCTCAAAATAGCACAAAGGAGTGTCTGTTATGTATGCTTTACCAATGTTTTTTACATCAAACACAAcatcctttttatttttcaacgCAGGTCTTGGATTGGTGATGAATATGCCATCTGTATTGTAAGCATACAACGCACTCTTTTCACCATAGCATTTGCGTATCAGCTTCAAACATTCCAATATTGCCTGAGAAACGACAAATCTGTTTACACTTGTATGGTCTGAAAACATTCGTTCgcatttttgttctttaatcAAGTAGATTTCATTGAAGCTGTCAATTATGATATTGCGCCCGTCCTTGATGCCTTGTGTCCAACAAGCCATTGCTGTATCATACTCAACACATGTAAAACCTGAATTAATCCTGTTGTATTTTCTTCCAAGATCACCAATGAAACTGTTTGCCAATTGTTTGGCTTTGTCttcaggaaatgtttcaaacacatattttaaaaatggcttGAATGTACTTGGCTTGAGAGCTTTATTGGAAACAATCTTGtatttgatttgcttttcagACATTGTTAGTTCATCGACCAAATATGACACCAAATCTCCACTGTAAAACCCAGCTTCGATTTTTAAAGGTGTGTCATAATTATACAACACAGTTTCTTCAATATAAAATTCGC from Montipora capricornis isolate CH-2021 chromosome 12, ASM3666992v2, whole genome shotgun sequence encodes the following:
- the LOC138025633 gene encoding uncharacterized protein: MAGPFVRKSSSFATLFEQRINKMGGRRERVSVTVFLTIKNLMHGGITNKTFGPFQMDVPELSLKDMYKFFMYTLLENNFEPLSAEVITRIGGKVITHNPQFFAHHFMAGLKLESYLLSKQRKPKSYGSDSCVIDYVWDQVRGKRGFKTYDYKKLKNEIFKYCADPPRMTTKELIDWAKSCHSNVSIHAYDSTYRKFKSHTNKHNCDVSLVYIVKDHHCYPITDEKLKLTAAKANQGGCNDLLKYMTEMKWSRKHEFVHKLDRLDDIYELDKKDNIIVLPEDVKMMEAIDAYIHSTCYYVEYLHWNNNGILDGFIDHRNNMFLLNDEYDNRKSICDKLHSLYKTHDFIWVNQTFTGLASALFKQLCGYLPTSTYNVQTREMLDDYYPRALQWCTTEDIPDDVVNIDISKSYPNVLLNNGTAIPVYSIHDVVEPFHCRSDLRKCGEFYIEETVLYNYDTPLKIEAGFYSGDLVSYLVDELTMSEKQIKYKIVSNKALKPSTFKPFLKYVFETFPEDKAKQLANSFIGDLGRKYNRINSGFTCVEYDTAMACWTQGIKDGRNIIIDSFNEIYLIKEQKCERMFSDHTSVNRFVVSQAILECLKLIRKCYGEKSALYAYNTDGIFITNPRPALKNKKDVVFDVKNIGKAYITDTPLCYFERHYRENMDFDSYKAVKGEGRMYNGQAGSGKTTKMCKMVMKTDKPIVLSFTNKAVQNVKDRLRKMGCVSSGPFKGLPVKMSRRNKNFQSFVEEIKICAEKNEIDPDAICHTFDSYFCEWNGFSSETNLKSLEDKTIFIDEFSMVPNKWITLIYKAFVLYGIKVYMFGDPNQCSPVESGSRISYDYLRSMSVRQMCPKIVTMEYIEGSSRYDKKTHTVLDQFLKKGKLAKNFSPVTELYKNICYLNKTRIEVNTRCCDKFVEGKKHENVVFKYNDKKEEYKVCVDMLVIATENLKDREIFNTMEFTIESISEDSIWIDGKEFDMKTFSQCFIPSFCVTVHKCQGADINEPYNIYDVEKMDKKLLYTALSRTTKFKYIHLVNKDLNYKYKIRDMPVLELTNAKFNSLYSEGKIYKVLVDDKVYIGSTCEDLATRLSRHLKDSKSQIYKYRKKKPVIELVVKAPTNDKKSLEKIENAYIQEYAEKYGKLLLNVKANPLKPKKVVFKVEIENQKQLEERIAKLDDKIKIKDNENDKFFYFDNKILGKRYKTMARYANNDKEAALEQISEKKKQLIEELTIHFN